GGGAAATACATGGTAAAGGCCAACAAGACGGTCGGCAGGGACAAGAGGGGCAGATTGTACTTGTAGCAGACAAAAGAAATGGTATAGAGATTCAAAATCATCATGACCGGATTATGGGTCACCAGAGCCAGTGGCAGAGAATTTTGAATCTTGTCACGCTTGAAGAACCAGAAGGACATGAGAGTTCCGTAGATATAGAGAAAGAGGAACCAGCCGATATTGTTCATAAAGAGAACATTGAGAAGCACAGACACAGTTACGATAAAGCTGAGGGCAATAGCCAGGTCCTTCTTTTTCACTCGTCCAGATGGCAGAGCCCGATGAGGAAAGAGACGTCTGTCGGTCTCGTAGTCCTTGAAATCATCTGCGATCCGCAGAATCATCAGAAAGACAAAAATCGTAAAAATCCCAATCAACTCCTGATGGTCAAAGTGAAAGGTGGTCACTCCGTCATTGAGCAGGAGAACAAAATAAATCTCAAAAAACATGATGGCAGCCACAAAAAAGCGCGGCAGCAAAGGAAACATTTCCTTATAATAAACAGCTAATCGTTTAAACATAGCTTTTCTCCAATCTTTTCACCCATTTGAATCTGGGTTTCTATTCCGAGGTCTGAGTAAGTCAGGATATCCTGATCCAAGCGAATCGTGCCTGTCGGATAGAGAACAAGAATGGTTGAGCCGCCCAGACCAAAGCAACCCTTCTCCTGCCCCCTGACCAAACTGTCCTGACTGTGATTGTATATTCTTCCGACCAAGAGAGCCCCTACTTCCATCTGCAGGACAGGTCCTAGGTCGGTATCTAAAAGACAGTATTCTCTTTTATTTTCCTTGTAAATCAGGCGCCACTTCTGGGCTACCTGCCTGACCGTATGCAGGCGGCCCTTGATTTTTTGTCTTTGGGTAATTCTGCCGGATTCAGCTGCCAGATAGCGGTGCAGGTCTTCCACTCCCAAACGATAGACAAGCGCTGTTCCGCCACTGAACAGCTGAGCCAACTCCTCATCCAGCAGTAAATCAGCTAGCCTGTATGTCTGCCCCTTTATCGTCAGCTGCAAGTCCTGACTGATGGTAAAAGCTTCTAGCTTGGCATCTGCCACTGCCAGTACTTGACGGTCAGGACAGATTGGACGCAGAGCGGGCTTGATTCTTCGCTGGAAGAAAGCCGCGAAGCTAGAATAGGGGCCATCTTCATAGTCAGCCAGATTCAGCTGATAATTTTCCACAAAAGCTGCTATTTTCTTGCGAGAAAAAGGAGTGTAGTCTTTCAAAGTCAGAAGATAAGACAGGCTAGGTCGGGTCAAGATAGGCAATAAGAAGCGACCCCAAGCAGTACCATAAAGCTTGTCTAACAGACTCGACTTGTATTCTGTCGGTTCCACTACTTGGCCAGTCCTTCTCTGATAGACCTTAACCATGGGGGAGAACCCCCAGACCAATCAGACTTGCAACAGCTAAAATCGCGAAGGCTAGATAGGCCAGTTTATTAGGCTTGGGAATGCGGCAGTTGTAGACAAATAGAAAGGTCAGCAAAAGAGACAGGCCCAGCCATACCCAAGCAAATAGAGCAGGCGCCATCCATTGACAGACCAGATAGGTCAGAGGGAAAAAGAGGGCGCTGTAAGTCACGGGCAAGCCGATAAAATAAGAGCCAGATCCTTCATCATGCTTGGCCAAGCGGTTAAAATGCGCCAAGCGCGTGACCGCAGCCAAGACATAGAGAACAGCCAAGATGATATTGGCCGCTCCCAAGGGTAGCTGGGTCATGAGGAGCACAGCCGGAAGAGCCGCAAAGCTAATCATGTCGCAGAGCGAATCAATCTCAATGCCGAAGCGCTTCTGACTTTCAGTCCGCTTCATCCGTCGCGCCACCACGCCATCAAAGAGGTCACAGATACCGCTAACGATAAAGGCCATCATGGCCAGACGCAGCTGGGACTGAATGACGGCATAGACTGCCAACAGTGCAAAAGCAGCGCCAATATAGGTCAGGATAACAGATTTATCGTATTCACCGATAAACAAAGGTTCATTCTTCTTCATGAATTCTTATTTCTCCTCTTCTTCCATCTAGAGTAACCAGCATGCCAGTTTCTAGCAGCTGAGTCGCATTCTTGGCGCAGACCAGAGCTGGAATCCCACATTCCCGAGCGACAATAGAGGCATGGCAGAGAACCCCACCGTACTCTGTCACAAGACCGCCTAGAATACCAAAAACATAGCTCCAGCCCGTATCTGTATAGCGAGTGACAAGAATTTCTCCCGGTTCAATCGTCTCAATATCAGCCAGATCCAGGAGGACTCGAACCCGACCGGTTACCTGACCGCTGCTGGCTGGCATTCCCGTCAGCAGGGCCTGACTCTCATGGACCACCTCTTCCAAGCTCATCTCTTTGTCGGTCAAATCACCCACTGGCCCAAAATTCCGATAGGCCTGGCAATAATGCCGATTATCAGCTGCTTCTTCTTGAAGCTGGTCTGCAGTCTTTTGCCCTTCCATAAAGGCAGTCAGACTTTCTTTCTTAATGTAAAAAATATCTTGTTTATTTTTCAGAAAGCCTCGCTTTTCATAGGCTCGGCCGAGTTTGAGGCTAATCTGACGAATGAGGTGGTAATAGCGCGTGGAAATATCCTTGAACTCCTCTCGCCACCAGAGCAAGTTCCGCAGGTCTTGACTGATTTTTTCTATCTTTTTCTGCTTGGATCGAGATAGATGAGCCAAATCCAGCTCAGACTCTGAGACAGGACTGAACGAAGCTTTGGCCGCTTGGTAATACGCTGAATCAACAACTAACTGTTGGACCGCTGTCAAAACCTGATGAGCAGCTTCTTCATAACTAGCTACTCGCAAGTCCAGCTCCCGTGCCGAGTGATAGCCAAAGTCCTTTTGGAAATCCTGAATCTTAATAAAATCTGCTCGCTCAGGATATTGCGCTGCAAGTCCCTGCAACTCTTCCACCGATAGCTTCAACCAATCGTTTGTCAGTTTCTCATCTGCCAAAACAAGATCCGCAGCTTCCAACATCTTAGCTAGAGGCTTGGTATGCGAAACATTTCCCAACTTAGCTATCAGTTGGAAAAATTCATCAACCGTCAGCCATTTGAGGAGACTGGTCTTTTTCATGGACAGCTGGACCGTATTGATGTAGGCCTGCCAGAAATAAGTTACCTCACTGTCTAAATAAGCCTGATTTAGCACGAACTGCCAAAGACTCTCGACCTGATGTAGCGGGCTTTGGTCGTTCAGTTCTCCTATTTCTTGATTCAAGCGGGTAAATTGCTGGCGCAGCTCTTGAAGCTTCTGTGGTGCCTGATGCAGAAAAGTCTTAGTTACTTTTTGCGTTTTCAAAGCTACCTGCAGGAAATTCAAGAGCAAGGCTGGACTTAATTTACTGGTAAAACCTTGACCTTGGTAGTCTTTATTAACTCCTAGCTCATCATCAAAGTCTCGCTCAATATAGCCCGGAATCTGCTCCATGCCTTGCTTGACCACACCTAAGTTCCAGAAGGGCCGGGCATAGTGCAGACGCATCAGCGGTGGCATCACACCATCTGGCTCTAGGCCAATTGCCAGCAAAAAGCTAGAAAGGGCCTCTTGCCAAGAATGGCGGTAAAGGCTCCACATCAAGTTGGGACAAGGCTGAGCCGCCACTCCTCCATCCCGAAAATTAGCTGTCGTCCAGCGGCCACTGTCAATTCTAGTTGGTACTGTTGTGATGGGCCGAGCCTGCAGCAGATAGACTTGCTCTTGGACAGCACACCACTCAATATCCATAGGCCGACCAAAATACGCTACAATCTGCAAAACTTGCTCGTGCAGCTTCTGCAAGACTGCCAGAGAGATTTCAACATTTTCACACTGGCTCCAGTCTGGCTTGTACCAAGGAAGTGTCAGCTGCTCAGGATTGACTTGACCACTAACCAAGATATCAGCCGATCCTTTTACATACTCCAACAGAATGGTCTGGTCCTGATTAGTCGCTACGTCTAGGGAAAAGCAGACGCCGCTGAAGTCAGGTTCTATCTGCTCCTGAATCAGCACTGCCATGGCAAAATCCTTATCAGCAAGATCCTGACGCTGCCAGTAGGCCAAAGCTTCTGGATTAAAGAGGGAGAGCAGACAAGACCGAATGCCCTGCTCAATTTCTGACAGTGTCCGGCAATTGCCAATCGAGTCATATTGACCGGCAAATGACATGACCTGTCCGTCTTCTAAAAGGGCACTGCTGCGAACAATATAGGTTTGGTTTTCTTGACAAAAGTTTGCCAACTCCTCCTGCCAAGTTGGGTCCAAGGGATAGTGCTGTAAACGCTCCGCAATTTCCTCTTTGCCCAGTTCAATTAATTCTTTAAGTCCCTGTTTTGAGTATTCTGGCAGAGCTGCTCTTAGCCAAGTCATGACTTGGTCCGCGGGCAAAATCAAACTCTTAGGAACCGAAAACCCCAGTTGACAGAGGCTGATTAACTGATTGATTTTACCGCCATAGACGGCCGAAGGCTCTTTTTCCAGCCATAGTTCTTTCATCAAAAACTCCCATCTCACATACGATTTTTTCTAAGCTTAGCCCAGTAGAGCAGACGATTGACTCCCAGATGCGTACCCGCCCCTAGGATTAGAATGCCCAACATCTGCTGCCAAGACAGAGGGATATAGAAAAGCAAGAAAATAATACAGCCAATCAAGGAATCAATCTGGTCAATCCAGATAAATGTCCATTTCCAGCCATTCTCCGCCGTCTTGCCCTCTCTGATTTTCAAACGGCGCTTGATAAAGCTATTGGGCAGTTCAAACAAAACATAGGCCAGCCCCAAAAGAGCCCCAAGCACCAGATTAAACAGCACGGTATTTTCGTAGAAGGCATAAACTAAATGCAGTTTCTCTAGACTAGGAAGACTCTTCAAGAGCAAGCCCCAAAGGATCTGAGCCAAAGCTCCCCAGACAATCATGCCAAAGAAACCTTTCCAGGTCTTGTTAGCCCCAAACAGCCTCTTTCCGTCCTTTAAAACCAGTCCAGCATCCATGGGTCGATAAGCCGCCTCTAGCAGTGAAGACTTGCAAAAGATCATATTGAGAACCCCAGCTAGAATGACCGGCATCAGGGTGATATATAAAGCAAGAATCGAGAGCATACTTATTTCCTATTCTTTTTATGAAGATCAGTCTGAAAAATCAAGAGATTCCTCAAACTTTTATATATCATTATACCATAAGTCGTAAAGCCCTTTTCCAATAAGCCCGACACATCTGTCGCATCTGACAAGGAGCAACCATGTCTGCCATTCCGCTTTATCAACTCCAAAGCCGCCTATTAGAATAATATCGCCTTTAAACCACACAAAAAGCCTCATAAGAACTTCTAAGGAAACCAGCATCTGGTCTATTAAAAGTTACTTATGAAGCCTATGAAATGCTCCTTGTCTCTAGAAAGAAGTAAGCTATTTTTGCTTGGTCGTAAACCACTAACCTTCAAAAGGCGCGCAATTCTTTCATCTATTTTTAGTGTCTAGCAGAATGGTCACTGGTCCATCATTTACCAATTCAACCTGCATATCTGCTCCGAACACGCCCGTCTTGACTGGCACTTGCTCAACTAACAGCTGGTTAAACATGTCATAAAAGGGACTAGCCATATCCGGCTTGGCTGCACCTGTAAAGGCTGGCCGATTTCCCTTTTTGGTATCTGCATGGAGGGTAAATTGGGAAATGGAAAGAATTTCCCCTCCAATATCTTGAACAGAAAGATTCATCTTATCTTCCGCATCGGAAAAAATCCGCATATTGACAATCTTCCTGACCGCATAGTCCATATCTTCCTGACTATCATCAGGCCCGACACCTACCAAGAGCAGGAGACCTTGTCCAATGCTGTTGTGCAGCTGCTGGTCAATACTGACCTGAGCACGTTTGACGCGCTGAATGACAATTTTCATATCTTTTCCTTTTTCTGACTACTATCTACTCTGACAGGCTTGCACTTAGCCATTGGTCCGTTTGACCGAGTAGACCTCTGGTACACTCTTAATCTTATCCACCACCGTCGTCAGCATGGACAGGTTGGCAATGCCAAAAGAAACATGGATATTAGCAAATTTCATATCTTTAGTTGGCTGGGCATTAACCGTTGAGATATTTTTGGTGGTATTGGACAGCACCTGCAGCACATCGTTAAGGAGGCCAGACCGATTAAGACCATAAATATCAATGTGGGCTATATACTCTTTAGTCGAATTATTTTCTTCCCATTCCACATCAAGCAAGCGCTGTTCGTAATTTTCCTGAGCCTTGAGATTCATGCAGTCCTGCCGGTGGATAGCCACACCGCGCCCCTTGGTAATATAGCCGACAATGTCGTCACCCGGTACAGGATTACAGCATTTGGCAATCCGAATGAGGAGACCAGATGCTCCTTGAATGACC
Above is a window of Streptococcus cristatus ATCC 51100 DNA encoding:
- a CDS encoding UbiA family prenyltransferase, whose amino-acid sequence is MFKRLAVYYKEMFPLLPRFFVAAIMFFEIYFVLLLNDGVTTFHFDHQELIGIFTIFVFLMILRIADDFKDYETDRRLFPHRALPSGRVKKKDLAIALSFIVTVSVLLNVLFMNNIGWFLFLYIYGTLMSFWFFKRDKIQNSLPLALVTHNPVMMILNLYTISFVCYKYNLPLLSLPTVLLAFTMYFPSLIWEVCRKIRAPKDETEYVTYSKLFGYKKATRFIEVVTLLDILTNFALLWNISHVGVVVLVLNVIWMTVQFEQFIKDPTRFNIRERVERYTYITETTMVLSVAVYLLMGVL
- a CDS encoding phosphatidylserine decarboxylase; the protein is MVKVYQRRTGQVVEPTEYKSSLLDKLYGTAWGRFLLPILTRPSLSYLLTLKDYTPFSRKKIAAFVENYQLNLADYEDGPYSSFAAFFQRRIKPALRPICPDRQVLAVADAKLEAFTISQDLQLTIKGQTYRLADLLLDEELAQLFSGGTALVYRLGVEDLHRYLAAESGRITQRQKIKGRLHTVRQVAQKWRLIYKENKREYCLLDTDLGPVLQMEVGALLVGRIYNHSQDSLVRGQEKGCFGLGGSTILVLYPTGTIRLDQDILTYSDLGIETQIQMGEKIGEKLCLND
- a CDS encoding CDP-alcohol phosphatidyltransferase family protein produces the protein MKKNEPLFIGEYDKSVILTYIGAAFALLAVYAVIQSQLRLAMMAFIVSGICDLFDGVVARRMKRTESQKRFGIEIDSLCDMISFAALPAVLLMTQLPLGAANIILAVLYVLAAVTRLAHFNRLAKHDEGSGSYFIGLPVTYSALFFPLTYLVCQWMAPALFAWVWLGLSLLLTFLFVYNCRIPKPNKLAYLAFAILAVASLIGLGVLPHG
- a CDS encoding PEP/pyruvate-binding domain-containing protein → MKELWLEKEPSAVYGGKINQLISLCQLGFSVPKSLILPADQVMTWLRAALPEYSKQGLKELIELGKEEIAERLQHYPLDPTWQEELANFCQENQTYIVRSSALLEDGQVMSFAGQYDSIGNCRTLSEIEQGIRSCLLSLFNPEALAYWQRQDLADKDFAMAVLIQEQIEPDFSGVCFSLDVATNQDQTILLEYVKGSADILVSGQVNPEQLTLPWYKPDWSQCENVEISLAVLQKLHEQVLQIVAYFGRPMDIEWCAVQEQVYLLQARPITTVPTRIDSGRWTTANFRDGGVAAQPCPNLMWSLYRHSWQEALSSFLLAIGLEPDGVMPPLMRLHYARPFWNLGVVKQGMEQIPGYIERDFDDELGVNKDYQGQGFTSKLSPALLLNFLQVALKTQKVTKTFLHQAPQKLQELRQQFTRLNQEIGELNDQSPLHQVESLWQFVLNQAYLDSEVTYFWQAYINTVQLSMKKTSLLKWLTVDEFFQLIAKLGNVSHTKPLAKMLEAADLVLADEKLTNDWLKLSVEELQGLAAQYPERADFIKIQDFQKDFGYHSARELDLRVASYEEAAHQVLTAVQQLVVDSAYYQAAKASFSPVSESELDLAHLSRSKQKKIEKISQDLRNLLWWREEFKDISTRYYHLIRQISLKLGRAYEKRGFLKNKQDIFYIKKESLTAFMEGQKTADQLQEEAADNRHYCQAYRNFGPVGDLTDKEMSLEEVVHESQALLTGMPASSGQVTGRVRVLLDLADIETIEPGEILVTRYTDTGWSYVFGILGGLVTEYGGVLCHASIVARECGIPALVCAKNATQLLETGMLVTLDGRRGEIRIHEEE
- a CDS encoding CDP-archaeol synthase gives rise to the protein MLSILALYITLMPVILAGVLNMIFCKSSLLEAAYRPMDAGLVLKDGKRLFGANKTWKGFFGMIVWGALAQILWGLLLKSLPSLEKLHLVYAFYENTVLFNLVLGALLGLAYVLFELPNSFIKRRLKIREGKTAENGWKWTFIWIDQIDSLIGCIIFLLFYIPLSWQQMLGILILGAGTHLGVNRLLYWAKLRKNRM
- the dtd gene encoding D-aminoacyl-tRNA deacylase, translating into MKIVIQRVKRAQVSIDQQLHNSIGQGLLLLVGVGPDDSQEDMDYAVRKIVNMRIFSDAEDKMNLSVQDIGGEILSISQFTLHADTKKGNRPAFTGAAKPDMASPFYDMFNQLLVEQVPVKTGVFGADMQVELVNDGPVTILLDTKNR